Part of the Zingiber officinale cultivar Zhangliang chromosome 8A, Zo_v1.1, whole genome shotgun sequence genome, CAGTTACTAAATCACCATGTTCATTTTCCTTCCCTTTCCTTCTAGTTGCAACTTCAGCTTCAGTCATTTGGCTGGACAAGCATAAGTTTCATTGATGAAGTTTTGTATAGCGTAAATAAAAATCTGCCTCCTGTTTCAATTTTATGCAAATCCTCTTAATTGCATTTGTCCTATTTACTGACTTCTAGTGATACCGAAGGCCATTCCAAGTGAAGAAGTTAAGTTCTCATCAATCCTCATGGTTTGTAGGTTTCTTCTGGGTATACAGTGGATAATCGTTTCAAGGATCTTTGAAAGGAATAGACACATAAAAAAATATACCTCTTAGCAGTGCAATTTATGCTCTTTTAATTATCTTGCTTTGTAACAATAACGGTAACTTTGCGCAATGCTTTATCACTAGATTTATCACTAGTAAAGGAGTAAAGGAAATATGAGCGGCTATCCCTATTCATTAGTTGTGTATATTCTGATATTCAGTCTTTGTCACTATATAATCCATACCTTACATCAATAATATGAAAATTTGACAATTTACTTTAGCACATGAAAGAGAAAAAACATTATGGCATAAGTCCAAACAATAAAAAGTATGGTAGCCCATCAATAGTTAGTTGATAAATAGTTTATTTTTAGCTGGTAAATCTGTAATTGTTCATAGGTGCATTTATGCATTGGTTATGGGAAGGCAGATCAATTACATTACACGACTTCTTGCAATCAATTAGATTGTTCTTGTAAAGTTTATCTATACCTTCCAGTACtattctcattttttttcaaatcattGTTTATTTCAATGGAAATCCCATATTACCTAATTATTGTGCCGAAAATTATTATACATATATTATATTTCTGATGTTTTTAGGTCAAATTATTAATGATTACTGAAAACAAGATAAATTTTGTACATAGTAGACTTTGTTGTTAACAAAGCATATTGAGATATGTCTTTTCAACATTTATTGTATGAGCTTATACAAAgaacaaccaatattttattattaGCTGACATTATTATTTTTGTACATCAGGTTCCTGATGGTTTATGTTAAGATAGTTTTCTCACTAACTACCATTCTAATTGCTTTCAAGAAGACTCAGGAGGTCTATATTGCAAATCTTTTGGGCTCCAAGAAAATCTTGAATCTGTTTTGCACCTTAAACCTTAATTAATTGTGCTTCTTGTATTGATTGAAAAAAGTGAAGGCGTAATAATCACCATTTGTGAGAATTTGTCACTATTGTGTGACAAACTAGATAGTATTCTGCAAAATGTATTATTAAATTCTAGTGTGGTATTTTTGCTTGTGTTTTAAATTCTTTTTGGATAAATGAGTGTGCCTGTTCATTTCATACCAAAACTCCTATCTTAGCCATGGTCCAGGAACAATTATAATAGGGTGATTCACTTGTCTAAACTCAAGTCTAATCCCAAATTTGAGGGATAATTCCCTTTATAGTTTGTTTCTGGGAATACTTTTTATGCTTCTTCTTGGTGGTTATTCATGTTCTCTGGAGTATCGTCTTCTGACTCTTGTTTATCTGTTACCTAGTTCTTTTTTTATgcattttcttttataacttgtTGGCTTGCCCTTAGTGTTTGGTATGAAGAAACAATCTGAAGaattatcaacttaataactaaAATGTTTTTTTTCACCTTTTTAATGAATCGTAATGGATGGAATGGTCCTCCACTAGGGATGGCAGCATGTTGACGTTTACAATTTTTGGTACTACATGAACCTGTATGTGTTTAAATATCTGCTACTTCAGCCATTCAAATAGATGCGTTGGTTGATAAATAGGCACTTGAACCCATAGGCATCGAACTTAAATCAGTAAAATATGTAGGTGCCTGCAGTTTTAAAAACAAACTCAATTCTGATTTGAATCCATTAAGTATAAATTAAGTACCAGAGTCCGACTAAGATGGGTGGATATCCACGGATACTTGATTTTCAAGTACCCATTACCATTCCTATTCTCCACCATGAGGATTCCTCAAATAAATTACACGGACACCATTTCTACAATGATTACATAACCTACAACCTTTGAACAATGAAGAGGGAAACCTGCTGCTTATTTATGTCAAACATTTGCTACCTATTTTGTCTAACAATGTTCAGggtcattttttttgttttctgctTCTTTGAGCTGAATGATTTGCGATTTATATATACCTGTAGTTGTGGCTGATATCTTTAATTGGTAATTTAATAGTTTCGTCAAAGTAAAGGATGATTATATCCACAATCTATAAGAGTTCTGTTTGTTAtttgcatgcaaaattcacgggtTTCATGGTGTTTCCTAATACTGGCTCATAATATCTCTAAATTCAATTCCTGAgttctttatatttttttctttgaattgCCAGAGAAGAAGATGGACTGCCTGGCTCAGTGTGTATTGGTGCTTTGGATCGCACAGAAATGAGAACCGCATCAGCCATGCTGTCCTTGTTCCTCAACTTGCATTTCCTCGGTCGGATACCCCTGCAATTGAGAACCCAAACAATCCACCTGAAGTGAGGCTTCCATTCATTGCCCCACCTTCCTCTCCAGCTTCCTTTCTACCATCAGGAACTCCCTCTGCCATGCAATCACCTGTGGCTCCTATTTCTCTCTCTGTTCTCTCAACAAACACCTACTCCCCAAGTGGTCCGACTTCCATCTTCGCCATTGGGCCTTATGCAAATGAGACTCAATTGGTGTCACCCCCAATCTTTTCCACCTTCACAACTGAACCTTCCACTGCTCCTCTTACTCCCCCACCAGAGCCTTTGCACTTGACAACCCCTTCTTCTCCTGAGGTACCATTTGCCAAATTGCTGACTTCTTCCTTTGATGCAAACTGCAAGAAAGCTGAGGCGTATGAGTTCCCATCCTACCAACTTTACCCTGGAAGTCCAATCGGTCGCCTTATCTCACCAAGTTCAGCATGTTCCGGTCCTTCCTCGCCATTCCCTGATCCTGATTACCACTCAGCTGACATCTCTTTCCAATCATTCCCTATTGGCAAACCACCGAAAATCTTGAGTGCTGAAGGAGTGGCTGCAAGAAAGCTTGTTCCTTGGAATGCTCGGATTGGTGGATCACATTTGGACGGTAATAAATCTGCAGCAGCGCCAGCAGTGGAATCTGCTGTTCCACCTAGGAATAATGAACACGGAATGGATCACAGAGTATCATTCGACTTAACTGCTGAAGAGTTCACACGCTGTTTGGAAAAGAAGGTAGCAATCTCCTGCGAAGGGACTTCTGAAAGCTTTACAGCAAGAACTGATGGGGTTCTTGTGACTAACGAGGCAGATAACAATAGGAGAATTGACATTGACGATAGCTACCAtgacttgactgagaaagtccaaTCTTCTCTCAATCTTCCTCCaactaaagaatttaattttgacAACTCAGATGGGATTTCAGATGCACCTAGTGCTGGTTCTGACTGGTGGGCCAACGAGAAGGTCATTGGCACAGCATCTGAGCATCAAAAGAGTTGGGCTTTTATGCCGATGATACAGCCAGGGGTGAGCTGATCAGCCATTTTGCTTGTATTTATGCAAATCAAAAGGAGGAGCTTTTTGTCAACTTTCCTTGGGGAGCCCTATCTCAATCTCGATAGACTGCCATAGTCATATTCAGAGGCATCTGTGAATATCTTTGGTTAGATAGTGAAGCACACTAATATAGTGTTTGTCTGCATGATTTAATACTGGAGGTCATTAACATCTGCATCAGACAGGTTTAGAGAAGCTTTCGAAGTCTTTATATGAACACCTGTGATACATTAACGGCCTTGTTGCCCTCCTGATTAAATAATCAGGAAaccagtcttttttttttttttttttttttgtaacatcCTTGTAGTAGAAACTAGAAACATACGTCCTGCTTCATAATTCACCTCTAGGATTTTAATTATCTACAGCTTGCTACTTGTTTGACAGCTGCTCTTTCTAGGTAACATATAGTTTCTTATCCTTCAAGTTCAATCCTCTTGAAGGTAATGAGGTCTTGATGTATCTATATCATCATTGTTTTGATCAGGTCGTCTTCATAGACTTACGTGCAGATGATCCAAGGAAGCACGAAATGGAGACAACTTTTCTATGGAGGATTTCTCTGTAGTTGCCCGATATCAGTGGTCTCAAATCAGATAGTTGTAAAAGAGCTCTCCTAGATTAGATACTATAGAAGTAGAAGGGTTCTTCGTAGCCACTTCATAGAAATAACGTTCTTAAACAAAAATGATTAATCAGAGtaggtaacatcgaacttaggATGTCAgatttgatttcatgaaaatttctTATCGGTCATTAGGATAAATCGGGAGGAGCTCAATATTTTTTAGTTGTGTGTCTtatttggagaatttttttttataaatttatcataGATAGAGTTCAAATTATGAATGTCTGAATGACAATTTAAATATCTTATTGCTGCATCATAGCTCCGGGGGCATCGGAAATAACATTCCTAGAACTTCCAttgggtttttaatttttagatatggATTATAATTTGATGATAAAGTATCCAATCTCGACTACGAGAAGTAATTGGGTGACTCGTTGGGTCGACGGTATTGGCTTCCTTGATTATTTTGAATATTCGAataaataataagaaatgcaagtttttctaagaaaaaaaaacgaAACTGGAGCGAGTGAAACATTTGCAAAATTTACGAACTAAAATGGAATTAAACCTTCTCATGTTTCCAATACTCGCGAAAGATCGACGGCTAGGATGTGCACAAGACGAACCCCACGACGCGTATAAAAGCGTAGTCCTGCGTAGCGTACTACCGTTGCCGTCTTGTCAGAAAAGTTGAAGTACAagtcaacaaaaaaaaataaaaatctcgcCTCTTCGATTCCTCGTCTTCGATCGATGGAAGGCGGGCGGCGTCGGCTCCTCCCCATTTCTACCGTAGCCACAGAGGTGTCCTTCCTTGTCCCTGGCTTCCTCTTCCAACCACAGACGAGAAGCTCGTTGTGTACCTGGACGGCAAGATCCGCAGCCAGCTAATCGCCGAGGCGAACCTCGACTAGCGCAAGCCATTGGACCTCCTCGGCCGCTCCAGATTCGCAGCCCCAGATTGGGTACTTCTTCATCCCTCTGGACCGCGAGTTCTCTGACCGATCACGGACTCACCGCGTCACATGAAACGGGTACGAAGGATCTCTCGCGCCATGTTCTACTTTTCCTAATGTAAAATTTTAATCTCGCGCGTTGTTAAACAACTAAAACTGAGAACCGTTGTCCGAGGAGGCAGGGGCGGAGCTAGAGTCTTTGATTTAGGCAGCAATATAATATAATTCCGTGGAGCCTCGCTTGGGGTGGGTCAGCGTTATTACATTTTTTACCATACaacaatataatataattaataaaataaaaaaataaaattttataatcataCAACACCGTAAAATAATTAGCTTACGATAACAGAATTCTCAGGGTAGAAAACTCTCTTTCAACCGTTGCAATCGCAATCAAAAGAAATTAGAAATCAAAGTAACGATATATATTTACCACAACATTCAGAACATTTACAAGATGATTCAATAACATTTACCACATTACGAATGACactaaagaaattaaaaattaaaatatttttcttagtCATAGCTATAAGAGTTAGTTGACCATTAAATTTAACCACCATCTTACTTGCATGCTCTATCAAAACCCTATCATCTCAATTTAGACATGCTCAAATTATATTTGGATTGACAACTTTAAGTGTATAGTACCGGAACAtgtggttcgaatctcggtaaagtcgagataaatacctcccttatgtactagtcattatttcaaaggctagtagccgtccatgatttacctcctccgtgttagccttgggacgggttgacaCTTGGGACAAGTGTATTCGTCTTTTTACCACCATGTAGTACCGGAACATGTTCAATTCCGATAAAACACTCATTTACATGCTATGCTCACTACTATCCACATAACTTAAAACCACTGTCATTTAGTTCTTTTTTGACACGATACGAGATTCATCGACAAAAATAAAGAAGTTATTTGATACTCCTTGGAAAGATAAGTCCTTTATAATAAAGCATGACCATGGTGATTACATGGCAGATTTACAACATTTGTTGGCATATTTGGTTGCCCAAATGGGTTCTATATCATATATTCATATAATACATCCTTAGTTAACTCCTCCTTGGGGTAGTTAATATTGTTCGtgtgattttgtttttttttttgccggCATGGACAATTAATACTTCTCCTTGGagctaatattttttaaaatttttttctcgaAACCAGTGTGGGGCACACACTGGGCCTACATTAGCTCCGCCCATGGGAGGAGGCGTATGGTATGACAGATCTTGAGGAAGAGTGAGAAGAGGAAGTGATCGACGGTGTGGGGAAGATGAGTTCAAATCGAAAGAGGGCTGTTTGCAGTTCAGTATCTCCTCAGGTGATTGTTCAATATGTCCTGGAAATTCATTGTTTGTTACTCTTTTAGCGTATCTCTGGCTTGAAGTTTGCAAATTCATTGTGCTTTCGTCTAGCAATTTTGAATATCATGTGATTGCTGCAGCTTGCACATGCTATTCTATAAGTGTAGGAAATTGATTAGATGAAGGATCTTTGGTTGCTTGTATTGTCGGTCTAGAGGAGATCACCCTTGGGAAGATCTTTCTGATGCATAACCTAAGTATCTTCTTCAATAACAATTCCTTTGATTATTCTAAAGATAATATAGTCGTTAACAAAACACATTATGCCTTTCGTATCAAGTATAATCGCCTTTCATTTGGGATGCAGTATTACTAGTCATTGTAAAATGAAACACGCTTATGCTTCTATCACTACATTGTTGTTCAGCATGGATACATTTCTTAGTAGATTTTCACATAACCTATAAGTTATTTTTCTGTTATCAGCTCGCAGCTAGTTGCCCTATCTCACAATCAATACAATAACTGGTGAGATTTTTATGCATATGTTTAATCCCCTTGCTAAAAATTTCTTTTGTAGTTCATATACTACAATAACTTGCCACAAAATTATCATAATACTGTATCTCCTATCACTTaatttcaattttgttttgttCCCATTCCACTAGAAATTTAGGATACCGGTGCATCTTTAAACTTGCTATTACGGCTCATTGTGACCAAATTTATCATTTTGAAAGAGAACCTAATTTGTAATTTACTCACCATCCTTTGTTCCTCATTCTTTTTGAAGACGTTGTTAAGCTAATTAtaaggttttttttaaaatcctATTTTCAATAATCTAACAGtggtaaaattttctattttagaaTAGAAAAACAACAACTTTTTTCTTTTCCACTGCAGAAAAAAACACAGAGAATTAAACCAACAGAAAAATAATATATGGCATCAATGTTCTTGCTTCAAAACATTATTTGATCTTATGATTGATTAACTCAACAGTTAAGTTGCTAATTCTGGATCAATGTCTTTTTCAAAAGAAACTGAGAAAACCGTTGTGTTTTCCACAATTTGTGCATTCCTTTGAACTAATTTCTGGATGAAAATAGTGAGAATTGGCAAGGAAATTCTTCCAATTTGGGGGCGGAATCTAATTGCAAGGACTTCAATAG contains:
- the LOC122012783 gene encoding uncharacterized protein LOC122012783 translates to MRGVNNSVETVNAAAAAIVATESRAQQVTVPRRRWTAWLSVYWCFGSHRNENRISHAVLVPQLAFPRSDTPAIENPNNPPEVRLPFIAPPSSPASFLPSGTPSAMQSPVAPISLSVLSTNTYSPSGPTSIFAIGPYANETQLVSPPIFSTFTTEPSTAPLTPPPEPLHLTTPSSPEVPFAKLLTSSFDANCKKAEAYEFPSYQLYPGSPIGRLISPSSACSGPSSPFPDPDYHSADISFQSFPIGKPPKILSAEGVAARKLVPWNARIGGSHLDGNKSAAAPAVESAVPPRNNEHGMDHRVSFDLTAEEFTRCLEKKVAISCEGTSESFTARTDGVLVTNEADNNRRIDIDDSYHDLTEKVQSSLNLPPTKEFNFDNSDGISDAPSAGSDWWANEKVIGTASEHQKSWAFMPMIQPGVS